From one Sceloporus undulatus isolate JIND9_A2432 ecotype Alabama unplaced genomic scaffold, SceUnd_v1.1 scaffold_10126, whole genome shotgun sequence genomic stretch:
- the LOC121918391 gene encoding calcium-binding protein 7-like, with amino-acid sequence LTCRPPPSLSAIFPAQCDMQKLTVDELKRLLYDTFCEHLSMKDIENIIMTEEESHMGNAEECAVDVEPCSNQQIRQTCVRKSLICAFAIAFIISVMLIAANQVLRSGMK; translated from the exons ACTAACCTGCCGCCCTCCACCATCTTTGTCCGCCATCTTTCCTGCGCAGTGCGACATGCAGAAGCTGACGGTGGACGAACTGAAGCGCCTTCTCTATGACACTTTCTGCGAACATCTCTCCATGAAAGACATCGAGAACATCATCATGACTGAGGAGGAGAGCCACATGGGGAACGCCGAGGAGTGCGCCGTCGATGTCGAAC CGTGTTCGAACCAACAGATCCGACAGACGTGCGTCCGGAAAAGCCTCATCTGCGCCTTCGCCATCGCGTTCATCATCAGCGTCATGCTCATCGCCGCAAACCAGGTGCTGCGCAGTGGGATGAAATAG